TCATTCAGCCATTATAGCCGCATGGAATCTCGAGCGTCTTTGGCGACAAACGAGCCAAGGCCCCGCTGTCCGCGTCCGCCGGGGGCGATAGCACCTGCGATTGCCATTGCCCCTGCCGGCCGGGCGGTTGTATCATCCGCCCGCTTTTCGGCGGTAACAGCACGCATTCCTGGGCACGGAAGAGACGTCTTGCGCGCGGCCCTTCCGGCCCGGAATGCAAGAATGTCGGCTGGAGAAGTCGGTCTGCCATGCAATCGTCGGCTGTCGTGACCCTTCGCGCACTGGTCATGCTGGTGTGTCTGGTGGCGGTGCCGCTGGCGGCCATCTTTGGCTCGTCGTTGCCGCAGGCCTTCAACTCCTTGGTGCAAGGACGTGGCTTGCCAAGCTTTACAGGCACGGCGCGTGCCACGGATGACGCGCGCAGCCGGGGTGGAGACGCCCCGATCTTTGCCTCCTCGCCCGAAACACCCCTGCGCGTTGAGCCAGCGTCGCCCGCGCAACGCATGGACAATACCGGGTCACTCTGGGCGCCGGGGGCCATCTCTTCGGCGACGGATCGGGCTGGGGCCGAAGTATCGCCGCGCGCCGAACCGTCCGGGCTGGCTGCTTCCGCCGCATCACAAAACCCTCTGCCGGTGCCTGCCGGACAAGCCGCGCCGCGCGATCCGCGCACCGCCAGCGAGGATTTTCAGCAGATCGAGCATCGTTTGCGCGAGCTGGGGGCTACGTACTACTTGCTGGAGACGTGGGGCAATGCGGGACAGATGTACCGCTTCCACTGCAAGGTTTCCGTGGCCGCCAACCCCAGCCAGATTCAGCACTTCGACGCCACCGACAGCGATCCGTTGCGGGCGATGCGCAAGGTGCAAGAGCAAGTCGAACAGTATCGCGCGAGCAACGTTCCCTAACGAACGTCGTGCCAGCCACCGCATTGAATTACGAAATTCAACGGCCTGGCCGAGAAGGGCTTGCCAGACGCCCTGCACTCGGCATATTTTGGCGGCTGCGACGCGAGGAAGTTGCATCCGAGGCGGGCTTTACGTTCCCATGTCCGCCCGCGGCCGCGTCTCCTCTTTACCGTGATTTGTAGCGCGCCGGAACAAGCTCCGGATCATGCGGGCGGTATTCGCTTCGCGCTAACAGGAAGCATGTTGCGAGAACCTGCCCCGCGCAGCCCCCAGATTTTGATGGCTTTCCCCCGACCTGCCGTTGGCTTGCTGTTGCGCAGCGTTGCGCTTCGCTATCAGCCGCGCACGCCGCGTGCTTGGCAAGACGCTCGGCCGCGGCCGGTACTGCCGTCGCGCCGCGGCCCGTCAACGGAACGTCCCGGCGCCGGAAGTTGTCGGCGCGACCCGGTGCTGGCCATGCTCGAGGCCGTGCTGCTCGTGGCCAACGAGCCGATGACCGCGCGGCGACTGTGCCAGGCCGCAGGGCTCGACGATCCTACGCAGGCGCGCACCTTGGTGCGGCGTCTGAGCGAGTGTTACGGGCGTGAGCAGTCCGCGTTTTCCGTCGAGGAAGTGGCCGGCGGTTGGCAGTTGATGACCCGCCCATCATTCGGGGGGTGGTTGCGAAAGCTCTACCCGACAGGCGCCATGACAAGGCTTTCCGCCCCGGCGATCGAGACCTTGGCCGTGGTGGCATACCGACAGCCGGTGGTGCGGGCGGAAGTGGAATCGATCCGCGGCGTGCAATGCGGCGAGATGCTGCGGCAGTTGATGGATCGCGATTTAGTGCGTATCGTCGGCAAATCGCATGACTTGGGGCGACCGTTTTTGTATGGTACCACTCCACGGTTCTTGCGAATCTTTGGACTACGGCACCTGGATGATTTGCCCCGGGCGCGAGAGTTGCGGCCGGCGGCAACCAGCTTGCCAACCAACACTGAAGTCATCTCCGGCCCGCGCCGGGATCAGGATTTACCCGGAACCATTCTTGACCTGAAAGAGGAGCATCAGTCGTGACGATTTCTCTGGAGCGTGAGTGGGAAGCCGACTGGCTGTCGTTGTCGGCCGCGGCGAGCGCGAGTGTGGTGCGCGCCGCCAAGAAGAAAGCCGATGAGGACGAAGACGAATTCGAAGAGGACGAGGATGAGGACGACGATGAAGACCTCGACGACGATGATGAAGACTTAGATGACGACGACGACTGGGAAGAAGTCGACGACGAAGACGATGAAGATTGGGAAGAGGACGAGGACGAGGACGAGGACGAAGAGGACGACGACTGGGACGACGATGATGAGGACGACGACGACGATGAAGAAGACGAGGACTGGGACGAGGACGAGTAGCGCGCCCTTATGAGTCTGGCAGCGCCGAGCATGATGCGCGGGGAGTCCTTCAATCCTTGAGTTGAAACAAACGTTTGAAGGCGTCCAACAGCGTGTGCGTCATGCCTTCGCTCGCCTCGTCGCGCAGGCTTTCCAGCGGCGGGTGCAGGAGCTTGTTGATCAGCCGGTCGAATGATTGTCGGATTTCTTGCTGCTCGCGATCGTCGAGATCCGGCAGCTTGTTGAGCAGGCGGCGCAATTCGTCGTGCGTCGTCTGCTGCCATCCTTGTTTCAGCCGCTTGATGATCGGCCCCGTGGCGCGATGATTCAAGTCGGCCATGAAGCGGGCCGTTTCCTGCTCGACAATGCGGATTGCTGCGGGCCATTCTTTTTCGCGCTCGCGCCGATTGCGGTCGCAAGCCTCGCGCAGGTCGTCGATCGAGTACAGGTAGACTCCCAGGCATTCGCCAACCGCCGCCTCGAAATCGCGCGGCATGGCCAGGTCGAGAATGAAGAGCGGGCGTTGAAACCGCGCGGCTTCAACCGGCGCAAACGATTGCCGCGTGACAATCGGCTCGGTGGCGGCCGTGGTGCTGATCACGAGATCCGCTGCGGTCAGCTCCGTGTTCAGATCTTCCCACCGAGCGGCCCGGCCTTGCCAGGCCCGGGCCAAGATCTCGGCCCGCTCGAAATTGCGATTCAGCACGTGTACGTCACGTGCCCCTTCGTCTTGCAGATAGCGCAGCGTCTCTTCGGCCATTTCGCCCGCCCCGAGCACCAGCACCCGCTTGTCGTCGAAACGCTCGAAAATTTGCTTGGCGAAGTCGGCGATGGCGACGCTGGGAATGCTCACGCGCTTTTCGTTGATCGACGTTTCGTTGGTTACGCGCTTGGCCACGCGCAGGGCCGCCTGAAAAACCTGGTTCGTGAGCGGACCGGTACTGTCGCGCTCGCACGCCAGCTCGTACGCCTGTTTGATCTGCGCCACGATGTGCGGCTCGCCGACCACCATGCTGTCGAGACTGGCGGCGACGTGGAACAAGTGCCGCACGACGTCTTCGCCGGTGCGCTCGAAAAGATCATCGAAGATGTCGGACAGATTCAGGCCATGAAAATCGGCCAGGAATTCGGCCACTTCCTGGTGCGTCGGCACGCCGGCCGGCGCATCGCAGGCGGTGTAGATTTCGACCCGATTACAGGTCGACAGCACGACCGCCTCGGCCGCAGGAAAGCGCTGCCGCAGATTCGCCAGCGCCGATCGCGCCTGCTCGGCGCTAAACGCCAGCCGCCCGCGCTTCTCGACCGAGGAGGTGTGATGGCTGAGCCCACAGATCTGGTACTTCATGCGGAAGCCTCCGCATGAACGTCCAGCGCAACCACTTCCTCTCCCTTCCGGGGAGAAAGAACTCGCTCCAATCCCTCTCCCTTCCAGGGAGAGGGCAGGGTGAGGGTCGAGTCGTAAGCCGCCAGAGATGCATCACTTGCCAAACCGCGGCGGAACGAACCTAGCCAAGATTCAACGTCGTTCGGCCCTGAACGCGTTACCCTCCCCTGGCCCCTCCCTGACAGGGAGGGGGATAAGAGATGAGATGCCGCCAACATTTGCAAGTGCGCTGTGTGGCGTTTTGCGCTATCGGCGCATGCGCTTAGAGAAAGAACTCGCTCGAATCCCTCTCCCTTCCAGGGAGATGGCAGGGTGAGGGTCGAGTCGCCAGCCGCCAGAGATGCATCACTTGCCAAAGCGCGGCGGAACGAACCTGGCCAAGATTCAACGTCGTTCGGCCCTGAACGCGTCACCCTCCCCTGGCCCCTCCCTGACAGGGAGGGGGATAAGAGATGAGATGCCGCCAACATTTGCAAGTACGCTGTGTGGCGTTTTGCGCTATCGGCGCATGCGCTTAGAGAAAGAACTCGCTCGAATCCCTCTCCCTTCCAGGGAGAGGGCAGGATGAGGGTCGAGTCGTAAGCCGCCAGAGATGCATCACTCGCCAAACCGCGGCGGAACGAACCTAGCCAAGATTCAACGTCGTTCGGCCCTGAACGCGTTACCCTCCCCTGGCCCCACCCTGACAGGGAGGGGGAATCCATTCGCGGCGCGGCTTCGCGGGCGGGCGAATGTGCGCTCGGCAGAAACAAGCGCAGGCCCAGCGCTAGCACCAGGAACAAAAAGCTCGCCACCGTGAGGTACGCGACTTTGCGTCCCTGCCGCGCCGGTTTGTAGATCATGCCGAAGACGGCCGCCGTTGCCAGCCACGCCAAGAGCAGGCTCGACGTCCAGATCACCGGATCGTTCCACGGCAATTCGTCGACTTCGAGCCGATGATTCACAAGGTTCAGAACCGTGCCGGAGAGAAATCCCGCGGCCAGCATCAATGCCGAGATAACGATCGCGCGGCTGTTGATGTGGTCGAGCCATTCCAGGTTCGGCAGGCGAAAGCCCTGCGGAGCGAGCTGTTTATGCTTCAGCCGGTACGATTGCAGCAAATACATCA
The genomic region above belongs to Pirellulales bacterium and contains:
- the scpB gene encoding SMC-Scp complex subunit ScpB, with the translated sequence MLREPAPRSPQILMAFPRPAVGLLLRSVALRYQPRTPRAWQDARPRPVLPSRRGPSTERPGAGSCRRDPVLAMLEAVLLVANEPMTARRLCQAAGLDDPTQARTLVRRLSECYGREQSAFSVEEVAGGWQLMTRPSFGGWLRKLYPTGAMTRLSAPAIETLAVVAYRQPVVRAEVESIRGVQCGEMLRQLMDRDLVRIVGKSHDLGRPFLYGTTPRFLRIFGLRHLDDLPRARELRPAATSLPTNTEVISGPRRDQDLPGTILDLKEEHQS
- the hemA gene encoding glutamyl-tRNA reductase; protein product: MKYQICGLSHHTSSVEKRGRLAFSAEQARSALANLRQRFPAAEAVVLSTCNRVEIYTACDAPAGVPTHQEVAEFLADFHGLNLSDIFDDLFERTGEDVVRHLFHVAASLDSMVVGEPHIVAQIKQAYELACERDSTGPLTNQVFQAALRVAKRVTNETSINEKRVSIPSVAIADFAKQIFERFDDKRVLVLGAGEMAEETLRYLQDEGARDVHVLNRNFERAEILARAWQGRAARWEDLNTELTAADLVISTTAATEPIVTRQSFAPVEAARFQRPLFILDLAMPRDFEAAVGECLGVYLYSIDDLREACDRNRREREKEWPAAIRIVEQETARFMADLNHRATGPIIKRLKQGWQQTTHDELRRLLNKLPDLDDREQQEIRQSFDRLINKLLHPPLESLRDEASEGMTHTLLDAFKRLFQLKD
- the ccsA gene encoding cytochrome c biogenesis protein CcsA, with product MLAGISTLCFGASYAVAFALELSRLWFRSGIRGALLIAFAAAGLLAHTLFLGYRAATATSTPISSPFDWFLVAAWVLAATYLYLTFYHPRTAVGLFILPLVLALVGIAQFFASHEPFAETRASQIWGAIHGVFILLGTVAVMVGFVAGVMYLLQSYRLKHKQLAPQGFRLPNLEWLDHINSRAIVISALMLAAGFLSGTVLNLVNHRLEVDELPWNDPVIWTSSLLLAWLATAAVFGMIYKPARQGRKVAYLTVASFLFLVLALGLRLFLPSAHSPAREAAPRMDSPSLSGWGQGRVTRSGPNDVESWLGSFRRGLASDASLAAYDSTLILPSPWKGEGFERVLSLSACADSAKRHTAYLQMLAASHLLSPSLSGRGQGRVTRSGPNDVESWPGSFRRALASDASLAAGDSTLTLPSPWKGEGFERVLSLSACADSAKRHTAHLQMLAASHLLSPSLSGRGQGRVTRSGPNDVESWLGSFRRGLASDASLAAYDSTLTLPSPWKGEGLERVLSPRKGEEVVALDVHAEASA